In Strix aluco isolate bStrAlu1 chromosome Z, bStrAlu1.hap1, whole genome shotgun sequence, the sequence CTCAGGGGCTGCAGCCTAGCAGAGCAACCTGCTGcatggcagagagaggctgtggCAGGCGTTTGCTGTGTGTATGTGAGAAGGGGAGCATTGTACAGCTTGTACAGAAACAGCTCTCCAAGGTGCCCTCTGCTCGCACGTGCTTTCCTCTGCCTCCAGGGCAAACCCACTGCTCCTTCTCcagggcagcagtggcagcagtgtGGACCCTGGCACATGCAGTGCTGGGCTGCCTGGGATCCCCGTGCTGGTCCTGCCTGATGCCCTCCAAGGGGTTTCCGTGATCTCACTCCCATGGTGTTTCTTCTCCCAGGTGAGGAAGTCTTGGTGTCTGGATTCAACATTGCAGGTCTGCTGCCTACCAACCTGAAACTCTACTTTCACTACAACGGCTCTCTGACCACCCCTCCCTGCTACCAGACGGTGAAGTGGACGGTCTTCAACCAGACCATGCTACTCTCTCATGAACAGGTCCGTCAGAGCAATGAGCTCAGCCTCTCCCTGCAGGTGTGCACCATCCGTGCCAGTCACCTGGGGCTCACCTGGCTCCCAAAAGCAGGATGCACCCTGCTCTGCTCACGCCGTTCTCCTTACAGATGTCAATACTGGTGATGAGCCTGAGAAATGACGACAACAAACCTCTGCAGAACAATTACCGGATGGTGCAGGACATGCACGGGCGACGGGTGCTGGCGAGTTTCCAGACCACCCTCTCTTCAGCGAAGCAGCTGCCTACTGGTAAGGAGCATGTGAGCGTGCTCAGGCTGCACCCAGCTGCAGGGGTGCAGAGATGGAGTGAGGAGCAGGAGTCAAGGCTTGGCGTCTCCTACAAAAGTGCAGCATTTGCATGGGGTAGCCCTGCCTGGCAGGTGACTTACTGCAGCACTGGTCTTGGTGTCCTGCTCTCCCTCATTTCTGCACTTCTCTCACCCTGCCTGGGGAAGATTGGTTTCTAGGAACTATTTTATCCTTGGCCTTGCAGAAATAACAGTAGTGGGACTAGGGGGTGTGTATCATCAAGGTCCTAGCATCCCAGCTAGCTTCATCCCCAAACGCAATAGCTAAATTCAGTAAGAGCTGCAGAGGTACGGGCTTGCAGCAAGCACCCCACCGCCAAACCCTGTGGGAAGGGCAGTGCAGGGGACCCCTCCTTAAGGCTGTGCTCTGCCAGTGGGGCCATGCAGCCATCTGGCCAGGCACATGGTCCCCTGCCTGAGGCATCCCTGTCTGCCCATCCTCGGTTTGTCCTCGAAGGCCTTTCTTGCATTAGTGGCTTCCAGTGATGAGTAGAAATTCCTGTTAATACTTAGGTGTGACTATCGCTCTGCATCACTGAATTCTTGCCTGTTGCTGCTCTCTGAGGTCACTGGGGTTTTTCTGTCCCAACATcctgttccttttctgttttgataGCATTTTCTACACCTTGTGTCAAGGTGACTAATAGAAGCAGCACACAGGCTTGGTCCCAGGCCCTTGGGCAATGCCTCCGTAACCACACACCGTGGTGCAAGGCACTTCCCTTCACCGTCCCACCTGCAGCCAGCTCGCTAACAGCTGAAGGCTTTTAATCACCATGGTCTTCAGCCTGGCTAGCAGTTTCCCATGTGGCACTGCATCAAATGCTTCACTGAAGTCGGGAGAGATAAAATCTACCACATTTTCTTTGTCTAGAATATCACTTATCAAAGAAGGATATCGGGTTAGGCTGGCATGCTCTATCTTTGGTAAACCTGTTAGATACTTTATCATATTTTCCATTTACCTCCAAGCCTTTCTTTTACCACTTTCATGCAGAAGCTGTTCCAAAGCCTCCAGCTGCCAAGGCTGGGGTGAGGGGGTAGTTACCCagctcacctttttttttttttcccctttccttatTTGTTATTTCTATCCAACAACTCCCACTTTAACAAAGCCACGAAGCCCTTATTCCTGGAGTGCCAGGACACTGTCCCAGTACTCCTGGGTGAGGTTACTGGACCCCACCTTGCATGCATGAGGCTGTTGGGGTTCTCCTCACCTCGGTGCTGATAACTGCTTGCTTTATCCCTGGGGCCACTGAGCACCAAGACGGAGTGCTATGGGGTCACATATTGTTCCACTTGCAGCTGCACCTCCTGCGCCCACGCTTGTTGGTCTTTCCCCAGTCACCCCCAGTTCAGAACAGCCACTCCTGCCCCTGGCTGCTGGGTGAAGGCGGCGGCTTCCCCGCAGTGGCTATGCAGCTGAATACAGCCCACAGATAGTGCCACTCTGTGCGCAATACCCGAGCCGTGTACAGATGATAATGCAGCTGTTTAAAAGCCACGCTGTCACGCTGGGTAAATATTagcccagcacagctcctgcccaGCATGTCGGGCCACCGAGCCATCCCCGTGCAGGATGCCCTGTCGGCAACAGCTGCTCACCTCCTCCTGGGCAGCTGCTCACCATCTCGCTGCAGGCAACTGTCCCCATGGTTGCTGCCTGCTGGGCTCACCCCATGTTCCTCTCCGGGGTCTCCTGCAGGGTTTGGTGCATTCATGGGGTGCTGCAGCGCTCTgcaccctccctgcctgcttcccGGGCAGTGGCAACAGCAATGGGGGCGTTTCTGACTGGGCTCAGCAAGGCTTTTGTGTGGGCTGTGATTCagggatactttttttttttccaccttccctCAATGCTTCTGGCAGGGTGTCAGGGCTAGGCTTCCTGCAGCAAGACGTTGCGAGCTGCTGGGGACCTGGCAGGCCGCTCTCCCCTGCCTGCTTACGGGCGATGGGCAGTCTTGCAGGCAGCCCTGCTTTGGTGGCGAGGCATGAAGCCCTGCAGGCTTGACACTTCCCTCCCCAAACACCTCAGGCAACCTGTTGACCATGCTGTCTCTCTTCTAGGTAATGATGGCTCAGCAGCAACAGGTAGGTGAGGGGCTGGCCTGAAGGAGGGAAAGCGGCTGGGGGGTGTACCTGCCGGGGAAGGGGGGTCCTGGCAAGTGTGTGATGAGCTGGGGGGCAGGCAGCCACAGTGGCTTTGTGGGGCAGCCCTAGCATCTGTGCAGTTGGTTCTCATCCTCTCATCTTTGTCTCCTTTGCAGAGGGACACTCCAGCTCTTCATTTCACGCAGGTAAGCGTCCTTTTGGGCTACAGGCCTGCCTCAGCTTTGCCCCATATCCCTCAGCCAGTAGCTTCAGGTGACCATCCCCAGGGTAACATGCCTGTGCTTGGCTTGCAGGGGACGTGCTGGCTGTCCTCTTCGGGGTACTCTTTGCCATCACGGCACTGGCCTTCCTGCTATACATCTACAAGCACCGCAGCCAGAACACACGGTGAGTGatggggagctgcaggaggagagggcTCAGCAGGGTAGCACTGGTCTGGGGCATAAGAAGTAGGGGTTAAGAGCAGCCTCTTGGGCAGCAAGGTGGATTAGCCTGCTCTTAacactccctcccttcctcccccaccagGCTGGACTCGCCAACCAAATCCAAGGTCATCTACACAGCAGCCACCACGGAGAACACGGCGTGAGCTGTGCACCTCTGCTGTGGTCCCAGCCCCGCTGGTTCGGTCTGCCATCCCacatcccctccctgcccccctggGCCAAGGAAGGGCCACTGCTCCAGCATCCCTCTGCTGCACGGGCTGCTCACACGGACTGTTTGCCTGGGGCAGCATCTGGCCCCAGTAGgtatttttgttataaaaaaaggtaaaaatgtgagagaaaaaaaaaaagtaaaagcctcCCATGGTGCCAGTCCTCTCTGCTGTCCTTGTGCGAAGCCGAGGGGCAGGAAAGAGCACTGGTGGAGCTGGACCCACAGCAGAGAGGGGCACACAGGGACCCCTTCCCGAGCAGCAGAGACAGCCTTGGcctccatgccctgggcagagCTCCAGAGCAAGCAGTGCAGGGCTCCTTGtacagcccagccctgccctccatCGCTCTGGGACTTCTTCCTCCTCCTATTTATGCAAAGCGTTGGAAAAACATAGCCGCATCTTCGTAGGTCTGGAGAAAGGCAGAGCTGAAGGTGGCAGAGCCGCTGCTTCCTCCCTGGTCagcccccaccccgctcccctcTGGCTCTACCGTAGCTGGGGTGGTCCCAGATCCATGGCTGCCTCCCACCGTTCCTGGTGGCCCCACAGAACTCTATGGCCACACCAAAACCAAGAGAAACAGGCCAGGTCCAGGAGAGGGGAGGAACCTGCAGGTGTCCAGCTCTCACCAGCCTCCACCCCAAAGCTGTGAAACTGGAGCCCAGCCCCTGTTAGGATGGACAGAGCAGGAGCCAAGACCCCCAAGCAATGGGGGTTTGCAACTGCCAGACCGCCCCCCCTGCCAGCCACACCAGCACAAGCCACTGCTGCAGGGTGCTTGCACCCTCCCCATGAGGGCAGCACCGCTGGCCACACGCAGCCCCGCTTGTCTGTGGTACTTCTTTTTATTGGTATAAAAGCCCACTGTGGATAAAACTGCCTTCGAAGCCTGATGGCAGCTTCTCCCACCCAGCCCTGCGGCACAGCATCAGGGCTGGTGCCCGCCTGAAAATCCCCAAGTGCAGGAGAGGGCAATTATCCCCTGGAATGGCCCCTTGaaccccctccccaagctgtgcCAGCACCAGTTGCAGGGTTGCATCTCCTCCTAAGCCTTCCACCACCCTCCATGTCTGCTGGGCCCTTTGGGTACTGtcttttccccatcctcctcccatCCTAGGTGCTGTCAGGCCCATTGGGCCCCAAGCACCATCCTCCCTGCACCAGGACGTCAGCTCCCTGCAGCTACTGCAATCCAGGGCTGCAGGCTCCCAGGGCAGCGAGGCTGGGCAAAGAGGCGGAGAAAGTAGCACCACAGCAGTCAGCCCCAACCCAGAGCACGGCAGCACTTTGCGAAGCTGCTTCCTCCACCCTGCGGTGAGGAGGGGATGCGGGGGCCCCCTGCCTGGCACAGGGGACAGCACATCTTCTGCGGCCGGGGGGAGAAGTGATGGGTTTCTTTGGGCTCAGGCCTCCAGCAGTGCAAGGTAGCATTCTTCCCAGGCAGGCTAACTGGGACTCCGCTCGCAGCGGGGCCAGCAAAGCTGGGTTCCCCCAAAACTGAGTTGTTCTCTGGGGGCTCCCAAAGCGGTGTCAGAGCAAGCCACACCAGTTGGCTGGCTGCCACAGATGGACCCCAGTGCCTGCCCCACAGGGACTGGCTAGGGTCCCCCAGTCGAGGAGAAAAGATATTGCAGAGAAGGTGACGGCCACTCTTGCCACCAGGATGGAGGGAGGGGCGGGGATGGCTGGGGACAGGAACGTCCCGCAGGACCTCAGGATCCCGGCTGGGGGCTGGGTCCACTCCGTAGACCTGCAGGAACCAAGAGGAGAGGGGGTCATTTTCAACAGACTCCTTATCCATCCACTTACCCCAGGAGAGGCAACAACCCGACTATAGCTCCAAAATCCAGCTTCTCCAGTCTCCAAGGGGATGACAACCTCGTTCCAGCCCTGGGGCCACCCTCTGCCCCTCCCAATGCCAGTCCTGGTACCCAGAGGGACCCACAGGGTCCCCCATCCCCTTTACGGAGCAGGACTTACATAGCAGGAAGCGCCACAGGTTCTGGGCAGATCCCCCTGAGAGCAGGTAagcccaggcagcagcagtggccaTCAGCAGGTAGGAGGGTACCAGGCTGCCCACATACAGGGGGTTGCAAAACGTCTGGGGAGAgaggtgggagaggagaggggttagcaggcaggagaggagagagagagaatcaCCGCCTTGATGAGTGGAGCAGGACAGGGGACACCAGCTCCAGGATTCAGTTTGTGAAGGGGCAGCTGCAAATCCCCAAAACCCAACTGCTTTGCCAGTGCCAAAGGctgttcccctcccctggcacagGGACCAGCACACACCACAGATATCCCCAAATGTAGGTCCTGGCGCAGAGCTCTGTCCCAGCTACTCACCGACCCCGAAACAGCAAGGTGCATGACAACGACTGCCGTGATCTCCCACCAGCGCCGATGCTCACAGCCATGGAAGAAGAGGATTCCCCAGAAGGTGTGAAGGAAAATCAGCACCATGGTCATAAaagctgcagggagcagcagagGAGTGTCACCAGGGAACCACCCGCCCTGACCTGGCCTGCAGGCTTaaggagggatggagaggatCTGGGAAAGGGGAGTCAGGCACTGCTGGGCTGgactggggggtgctggggcagacCCTGAGTGTGGGACAGAtaggggagaggagcagggagggtcaCAGGAGACAGATGGGTTTGGCACAGAGAGATGTGATAGGGGACTGTAAGGGGCTCCAATAGGTAGAGGGTGCAGAACGGAGGGGAAACTCCAACCCCTGAGGTCTGCTGCCTCTGTGGTGGGGCAGAGACATGGGCAAAGGGTGCCAGTCACTCACCTGAGGTCAGGAAGTAGAGCTGTGAGTCCCCATGGATCCCCACAGTGCCGGGCCCTAACGCGTCTGCCAGGAGGTTGATCATGGAGAAGGCGCCACTCATAAGCCCAAATCCCACACCAGCCACTGCCGGGAGAGGGACATTGTCAGGCCCTGAGCCTCCCAGGGCCACCCCAGGCACCTCCCAGCCAGCTTTGAAACCTCCCTTTCCCCCCAGCactgtgcccagccctgcctgggctTGCCCCTGGCCCCGCGGTCGGggtgctctgctctgtgcagcactTACCATATGCCATTTGCTGGATGGAAATGGGGGAGCAGCCGTCCTCGCTGAGGGCCACCAGCCCCTCAATGGCCTTCCTGTGGGGTGAGAGCATGCTGGAGCCCAGCACAGCCCGGCCACCTCCCAGGGCATGGTGCAGCACCAAGATGGAGCAGACGGGACCGGGGTCTCACTCTGCACCCTCCCGGTAACCGCCCACCATGGAGAGCTTCCGCGTGACCACCCTGAACCATCAGACAAACCACGCATGTGAAAACCACGCAAAGCCACATAGCAAGATTTTCCACAGAGGAATGTGAGTGCCAGCCAGCCCCGCAGAGCAGGGCTTGGGGGAGCGGGACAGCGGGTGCAAAGCAAGCAGCACCCCCGCACGGAAAGCAGCCCCAGTGCAGGCGTGGGAGGTGCATGCTGGGAGGGTGTACCTGATCCTGGCATTTATACTCTTTAGaagatgttgaaaaaaaaaatggagggggtGCAGAGAAGAGCTCAAAAAGCTAGGAAAATTCTTTGGGGAGAGAAACTGGGAGAGGTGGGATTCATCATTTTTATCAGCTAGAGGTGTGGTGGGTGAGGAGGACGCCTGATGGCTCCTCAGCCCGGGGAGGACAGCAGCGCTTGCAAGTGGAGATCCGCAGGGCAACTGAAACGCAGTGGTGCTGAAACTCCATGGAGCTCTGCtaccctctgcctgcctgcctctggCAGTGCCCTGCCGCAGGGAGCGGTGCCAGCCAGTGTACACGGCCTTCCCCAAACCCTCGCCAGCACCCAGCTGGCCAGGAAGGCTCAGGGATATGAGGGATGCCAAACCCAGCACCACCTCCCCTTGtctgcctgcccagccccagcgCAGTGTCCATCCGTCCGTCTGTCCGAACACAGGACGGGGGGGTGCAGTGCGTGCTCGCTCTGGGCTGGTGGCGCCAGGGAGGCCGGAAGCTGCTGAGGCTGCGCTGAGACTTTGCCCTGGGCTGGCCAGGGCACTGAGCACAGGGCTGGTGGCGATCTGTCACCCCACAGAGCCCCAAAACCACCTTCAGGCTGTCCCTGCTCACACAAAACTGTCCCTAAGAAAGGAATGAGACTTGCCAGGAGGCGACGGCAGATCCCTATCCCTTCTCTGTCCCCCACGCAGCAAAGCAAGCATTTCCCGGTGCCTGGCATCCCCACGGCGTTCCCCTGAGCTGCAGGAGCACTGCTGGTTCTAGTCACCAGGGCAGAGAGGATGTGACAGGTCCTGCAGCAGCCTAAACCCACAGCCTACCTGTCCCAAATTCAGGGAGATGCTACCAGCCACCTCAGCCCTAAGTCCTCCAGACCTTAGGGCTGCTCTGCTCCACCACCTGAGACCCACCCGAGGTCAACATACCAACACAGGTACCACCCGCGGCTCCCAACGAGGACTGAGGCGGCTTGGTGCCACACTTGGCAAACCCCCCAGCCCAGGAGCTCCCAGCCAAAATCTGGCACCCACCACGGCCAGGAGGACGGGCAGTGCTGGAGCAGGGTGGGAGATGCCCTTTACCTGAGGAGCTTGTAGTAGAGGAAGCGGAAggcctcctgcagcagcacagagaacaTCACCCCAAATATCAAGAGCCCCTTCTGCAACGGCTCATCCCGGGGGTCGCTGGCTTTAACCGCGATAAACCAGATGAGGGAGGAGAGCAGCAGGGACACCAGCCAGAAGAAAGCCCTGCAAGAGAGAGAGCGCCTGCTGGcaccagtgctgtgctgggaccAGTGCCGTGCCAGTGCCGGTGCCAAGCCCAGGCCCATCGGCACTACGCCTGCACCCCTCTGTGTTGGTACCGGCACTGGCAGCTGTGCCCCGCTCTCCTACTGGTACCAGTCTGGGCAGGTGGTGCCTGCACCAGTACTACTGCTGCGCCTGCACTCCTCCTCTGCTGGTAACCAGAACTGGCACCAGTGTCCGCATTGTGCCTACACCAGTACCAGGCTCATACCCACACCAGTACCAGTACTATACCTGACTGATCCCACAGTAGTACTGGTACCAGTGCCCCTGCTGCACACATGCACCAGTAACACCACCAATCCTGCAATGAGTGTCCCCGATGTACCCACAACAGCACTGGTACTGATCGCCCAGTTCTGCCTCCACCAGTATAAGTAATGTCACTGTCACACCCATACTGTCCTGTCCATACTGGTACTAGCCCCTCTGTCATGTCCATACTGGTACCAGCACTAGTAGCAGCACCCCCATCACATCATACTAGTACCAGTAGCCTATTAAGCCCATACCAGTACTGGCACTGGTACCAGTGCCGCCATCACATCCCTACTGGTACCAGTGCCGGCACTGGTACCAGCGTCCCATCACATCCCTACTGGTACCAGTACTGGCACTGGTACCAGCGTCCTGT encodes:
- the LOC141918561 gene encoding gamma-secretase subunit Aph-1b-like encodes the protein MTLAVFFGCTFIAFGPALGLFLFTIARDPLRIIILIAGAFFWLVSLLLSSLIWFIAVKASDPRDEPLQKGLLIFGVMFSVLLQEAFRFLYYKLLRKAIEGLVALSEDGCSPISIQQMAYVAGVGFGLMSGAFSMINLLADALGPGTVGIHGDSQLYFLTSAFMTMVLIFLHTFWGILFFHGCEHRRWWEITAVVVMHLAVSGSTFCNPLYVGSLVPSYLLMATAAAWAYLLSGGSAQNLWRFLLCLRSGPSPQPGS